Proteins encoded by one window of Mycolicibacterium sp. ND9-15:
- a CDS encoding enoyl-CoA hydratase/isomerase family protein, with amino-acid sequence MPEYDYEEMKREAEQHIRFEKDRKNRIAYITFNRPEAQNSTTMGMRQLYADLIHKCNVDDDVKVVVIRGEGEDFGSGGDLPEQRDMLENPGMPLLHELAINDDDVKYPPGGSYRYLSTVTDFYAKARAGNRPLQELRKISIVEAKGYCYGWHFYQAGDADLVISSDDALFGHPAFRYVGWGPRLWWWAETMGLRKFSEMLFTGRPFSAKEMYDCGFLNSVVPKDKLQAETEKYALACSKSRPTDTVAVQKTFLELYKQHKGEYFGSLLTGMVEGMLPLIQNDQRNDVDLTEGTFEKGLNNVVKDNDLNYPPEWRLSRSGRSKP; translated from the coding sequence ATGCCGGAGTACGACTACGAAGAGATGAAGCGGGAAGCCGAACAGCACATCAGGTTCGAGAAGGACCGCAAGAACCGGATCGCCTACATCACATTCAACCGACCCGAGGCCCAGAACTCCACCACGATGGGCATGCGCCAGCTCTACGCCGACCTGATCCACAAATGCAACGTCGACGACGACGTCAAGGTCGTCGTCATCCGGGGCGAGGGCGAGGACTTCGGCAGCGGCGGCGACCTGCCCGAGCAGCGCGACATGTTGGAGAACCCCGGCATGCCTTTGCTGCACGAACTCGCGATCAACGATGATGACGTCAAGTACCCGCCCGGGGGTTCGTACCGCTATCTCTCGACGGTGACCGACTTCTACGCCAAGGCGCGCGCGGGCAACCGGCCGCTGCAAGAGCTCCGCAAGATCAGCATCGTCGAGGCGAAGGGGTACTGCTACGGCTGGCACTTCTATCAGGCCGGGGACGCCGATCTGGTGATCTCCTCCGACGACGCGCTCTTCGGCCATCCGGCCTTCCGCTATGTCGGGTGGGGGCCACGGCTGTGGTGGTGGGCCGAGACGATGGGCTTGCGGAAGTTCTCCGAGATGCTGTTCACCGGACGGCCCTTCAGTGCGAAGGAGATGTACGACTGCGGGTTCCTCAACAGCGTGGTGCCCAAGGACAAGCTGCAAGCCGAGACCGAGAAGTACGCGCTGGCCTGCTCGAAATCCCGTCCCACCGACACCGTCGCCGTGCAGAAGACGTTCCTCGAGCTGTACAAGCAGCACAAGGGCGAGTACTTCGGCAGCCTGTTGACCGGCATGGTCGAAGGCATGTTGCCGCTCATCCAGAACGATCAGCGCAATGACGTCGACCTCACCGAGGGCACCTTTGAGAAGGGCCTCAACAACGTGGTCAAGGACAACGACCTGAACTACCCGCCGGAGTGGCGGCTGAGCCGGTCGGGACGCAGCAAGCCCTGA
- a CDS encoding NAD(P)/FAD-dependent oxidoreductase: MRANARVLVIGSGFAGLWAALGAARRLDEVGADAVDVTVVSSRPYHDIRVRNYEADLTPCRIPLSQLLGPAGVGHVTAEVTGINPAAATVGTADGATLGYDRLVLAAGSRVAKPDIPGLPQFGFDVDTYDGAIRLHEHLCGLRPDDVASATAVVVGAGLTGIETASELPAMLAKVLGPRMKPRVVLVDRNPYIGSDMGDSARSIIEKAMADNGIEAFTGVGVTEVGARSITLSTGEMIAAATVVWCAGMRANPLTAQLGVPLDGLGRLPVDDYLRVEGVSGVFAAGDVAAARMDDEHLSVMSCQHGRPMGRYAGYNVIGDLLELPMMPLRIPWYVTVLDLGPAGAVYTEGWDRRVVSTGAAAKATKRIINGERIYPPLTGDRGELLAAAAPELQSAPAYER; this comes from the coding sequence ATGCGGGCGAATGCGCGCGTTCTCGTGATCGGGTCCGGGTTCGCCGGACTGTGGGCCGCGCTGGGTGCCGCGCGCCGCCTCGACGAGGTCGGGGCCGACGCGGTCGACGTGACGGTCGTCAGCTCGCGGCCCTACCACGACATTCGGGTGCGCAACTACGAAGCGGACCTGACGCCGTGCCGGATCCCCCTGTCGCAGTTGCTGGGTCCGGCCGGCGTCGGGCATGTGACCGCGGAGGTGACCGGAATCAATCCGGCCGCTGCTACGGTGGGCACCGCCGACGGCGCCACGCTCGGCTACGACCGCCTCGTGCTGGCGGCGGGCAGCCGCGTCGCCAAACCCGACATTCCGGGGTTGCCGCAGTTCGGGTTCGACGTCGACACCTACGACGGGGCCATACGTCTGCATGAACACCTCTGCGGGCTGCGGCCCGACGACGTCGCGTCGGCAACCGCTGTCGTCGTCGGCGCGGGCCTCACCGGCATCGAGACCGCCAGCGAATTGCCCGCGATGCTGGCGAAGGTACTCGGCCCTCGGATGAAACCGCGAGTGGTGCTCGTCGACCGGAATCCGTACATCGGCTCGGATATGGGTGACTCGGCGCGGTCGATCATCGAAAAGGCGATGGCCGACAACGGAATTGAGGCGTTCACCGGAGTCGGCGTCACGGAGGTCGGTGCCCGAAGCATCACGCTCTCGACCGGTGAGATGATCGCGGCGGCCACCGTCGTCTGGTGTGCGGGTATGCGAGCCAACCCGCTGACCGCCCAGTTGGGCGTGCCGCTGGATGGACTCGGCCGCCTACCGGTAGACGACTATCTGCGGGTCGAGGGCGTGAGCGGTGTGTTCGCCGCGGGTGACGTGGCCGCGGCACGAATGGACGACGAGCACCTGTCGGTGATGTCGTGTCAGCACGGTCGCCCGATGGGTCGTTACGCGGGCTACAACGTCATCGGCGACCTGCTGGAGCTGCCCATGATGCCGCTTCGGATCCCGTGGTATGTCACGGTGCTCGATCTGGGCCCGGCCGGTGCGGTGTACACCGAGGGCTGGGATCGCCGGGTCGTGAGCACCGGTGCGGCGGCCAAGGCGACGAAGCGGATCATCAACGGGGAGCGCATCTATCCCCCGCTGACGGGCGACCGCGGCGAACTGCTTGCCGCGGCCGCGCCCGAACTGCAGTCGGCACCGGCCTACGAGCGGTGA
- a CDS encoding YdeI/OmpD-associated family protein, translated as MGGSRVSGGVVHELPVDLRKALLANDTALAAWNDITPLARNEFICWVEDAKQEKTRERRIRRTQEELEEGKRRPCCWPGCKHRERTGR; from the coding sequence ATGGGCGGCTCGCGAGTCTCCGGCGGCGTGGTGCACGAACTGCCGGTGGATCTGCGTAAGGCATTGCTGGCCAACGACACCGCGCTCGCGGCCTGGAACGACATCACGCCGCTGGCGCGCAACGAGTTCATCTGCTGGGTCGAGGACGCCAAGCAGGAGAAGACCCGCGAACGGCGGATCCGCCGAACGCAGGAGGAACTCGAAGAGGGCAAGCGCCGGCCGTGCTGCTGGCCCGGCTGCAAGCACCGCGAGCGCACCGGCAGGTAG
- a CDS encoding AMP-dependent synthetase/ligase — MSTETNQEPTTMSPLNVAAMFFDRVQKSADREAFRKLEGDRWVSVTWQEASEEVEELAAGLLALGIQPEQRIGIASSTRYEWILADLAIMCAGAATTTVYPTTNATDTAFILSDSQSRIVFAEDEAQLEKLKERRDDLPSLEKVVLFDGSGDGEQVITITELADVGKKYLADHPDCVRTTADSITPEMLATLIYTSGTTGKPKGVKLPHRAWVYEGTTVADFDILHEDDLQLLWLPLAHAFGKVLITAQLACGFASAIDGRVDRIVPNMAEVKPTFMGAAPRIFEKAHARVVASQEGVKEKLFTAAFAVGRSADRYRLAGKDIPLALKVAHGAFDRLVFSKVREVFGGRIKFFISGSAPLNRDIAEWFHAAGLLILEGYGLTETAAGAFINRPDSYKLGTVGQAFAGTSVRIAEDGEVQLQGPCVMDGYHNLPDKTAETLTDDGWLRTGDKGQLDEDGFLTVTGRIKELFKTSGGKYVAPPAIEGKFMALCPYAGHILVFGESRNFCVALITLDPDALSGWAKQHGLSEKSYADLVKSDAVRDMVGGYVDELNSELNRWETIKKWELLDHDLSIEGGELTPSLKVKRSVVEEKNQKLLDSFYS, encoded by the coding sequence ATGTCGACCGAAACCAATCAAGAGCCCACGACCATGTCGCCCCTGAACGTGGCCGCCATGTTCTTCGACCGCGTTCAGAAATCTGCCGACCGGGAAGCGTTTCGCAAACTCGAGGGTGACCGCTGGGTATCGGTGACCTGGCAGGAGGCTTCGGAGGAGGTCGAGGAGTTGGCGGCCGGACTGTTGGCGCTGGGCATTCAACCTGAGCAACGTATCGGCATCGCGTCGAGCACCAGATATGAGTGGATCCTCGCGGATCTGGCAATCATGTGTGCCGGGGCCGCGACCACCACGGTGTACCCCACGACCAACGCAACCGACACCGCCTTCATCTTGAGCGATTCACAATCCCGGATCGTCTTTGCCGAGGACGAGGCACAGCTGGAGAAACTGAAAGAGCGCCGCGACGATCTGCCGAGCCTCGAGAAGGTCGTGCTTTTCGACGGATCGGGCGACGGTGAGCAAGTCATCACGATCACCGAGTTGGCCGACGTCGGCAAGAAGTACCTCGCTGATCACCCCGACTGCGTGCGGACGACGGCGGACTCGATCACGCCGGAGATGTTGGCAACGCTGATCTACACGTCGGGCACGACTGGCAAACCCAAGGGCGTGAAGTTGCCGCATCGTGCGTGGGTGTACGAGGGCACCACCGTCGCCGACTTCGACATCCTGCACGAGGACGACCTGCAGCTGTTGTGGCTGCCGCTAGCCCACGCGTTCGGCAAGGTGTTGATCACGGCGCAGCTGGCGTGTGGCTTCGCCAGCGCGATCGACGGCCGCGTGGACAGGATCGTCCCGAACATGGCCGAGGTGAAACCGACATTCATGGGCGCCGCTCCGCGCATCTTCGAGAAGGCTCACGCGCGGGTCGTCGCCTCTCAGGAGGGCGTGAAGGAGAAGCTGTTCACCGCGGCCTTCGCCGTAGGACGCAGTGCCGACCGTTACCGACTCGCGGGCAAGGACATCCCGCTGGCGCTGAAGGTCGCGCACGGCGCCTTCGACCGCCTGGTCTTCAGCAAGGTGCGGGAGGTGTTCGGCGGACGCATCAAGTTCTTCATCTCCGGTTCGGCGCCGCTGAACCGCGACATCGCGGAGTGGTTCCACGCCGCCGGCCTGCTCATCCTGGAAGGCTACGGGCTGACCGAGACCGCGGCCGGTGCGTTCATCAACCGGCCCGACAGCTACAAGCTGGGCACCGTCGGACAGGCGTTCGCGGGCACATCGGTGCGTATCGCCGAGGACGGTGAAGTGCAACTGCAGGGCCCGTGCGTGATGGACGGCTACCACAACCTTCCCGACAAGACGGCGGAGACGCTGACCGACGACGGCTGGCTGCGCACCGGTGACAAGGGTCAGTTGGACGAGGACGGCTTCCTGACGGTCACCGGTCGCATCAAGGAGTTGTTCAAGACCTCGGGCGGCAAGTACGTCGCGCCACCGGCCATCGAAGGCAAGTTCATGGCGCTTTGTCCGTATGCGGGCCACATTCTGGTCTTCGGTGAATCCCGTAACTTCTGTGTTGCGCTGATCACGCTGGATCCCGATGCGCTATCGGGATGGGCCAAGCAGCACGGCCTAAGCGAAAAGAGCTACGCCGATCTGGTGAAGTCGGATGCGGTGCGCGACATGGTCGGTGGGTATGTGGACGAGCTCAACTCGGAGTTGAACCGATGGGAAACCATCAAGAAGTGGGAGCTTCTCGACCACGACCTCTCCATAGAAGGTGGTGAGCTGACGCCGTCGCTGAAGGTCAAGCGGTCGGTCGTCGAGGAGAAGAATCAAAAACTCCTCGACTCGTTTTATTCCTGA
- a CDS encoding DUF2252 domain-containing protein — MDGVAAPGMHTVLAEADGTAYRSLRQRPITRAERYALGKSLRKRVPRKSLADWTARSDRPDPVELINISHRGRVDRLVPIRVGRMVDSPYGFLRGAAVVMAEDVAHLPATGITPVVCGDSHFGNFGFYASPELDLVIDLNDFDEAHPGCWEWDLRRLAASIWVAGRQNGTSEDHCGNAVRSCVASYRGELRRLADLPLFTRAFVRLDVDRLAAETAGPLNEQVMRSAKRARHRTGDRALPRFTHEVDGERKIVEEPPLITRPPARESELLAEALDKYLDTLPPFWRRVLGGYTLVDVAHKVVGVGSVGLRAYVALLEGSSDEDVVFLQLKQARRSVLGRYVHGESAWHAHQGQRVVEYQQSLQTVSDPLLGWTSMDGLQYYVRQFRNMKGRISLDTIDAVALSDYAGVVGQLLAKGHARTSGASMIAGYMGSSDRVDKALCKFARRYADQTEADHAALVAAVDRGLLPVERGV, encoded by the coding sequence ATGGATGGCGTCGCGGCTCCCGGGATGCACACGGTTCTCGCCGAGGCGGATGGCACTGCTTATCGGTCGTTGCGCCAGCGACCGATCACCCGGGCCGAGCGCTATGCCCTCGGCAAGAGCCTGCGTAAGCGGGTGCCGCGCAAGTCATTAGCCGACTGGACGGCACGCTCTGATCGTCCCGACCCGGTCGAACTCATCAACATCAGCCACCGGGGCCGGGTCGATCGGCTCGTCCCGATCCGGGTGGGGCGCATGGTGGATTCGCCGTACGGATTTCTGCGCGGTGCTGCCGTGGTGATGGCCGAGGACGTGGCGCATCTACCCGCGACTGGGATCACACCCGTGGTCTGCGGCGACTCGCACTTCGGCAATTTCGGGTTCTATGCCTCTCCCGAACTGGATCTCGTGATCGATCTCAACGATTTCGACGAGGCGCACCCGGGCTGCTGGGAGTGGGATCTGCGCCGGTTGGCCGCCAGCATCTGGGTTGCCGGGCGCCAGAACGGGACCTCCGAAGACCACTGTGGCAACGCAGTACGGTCCTGTGTGGCCTCCTACCGCGGCGAGTTGCGTCGGCTCGCCGACCTGCCGCTGTTCACAAGGGCTTTCGTCCGGCTCGACGTCGACAGGCTGGCCGCCGAGACGGCAGGACCGCTCAACGAACAGGTCATGCGGTCGGCGAAGCGGGCGCGACACCGCACCGGCGACCGAGCGCTGCCGCGCTTCACCCACGAGGTCGATGGTGAGCGGAAGATCGTCGAGGAACCGCCCCTTATCACGCGACCGCCCGCCCGGGAATCGGAATTGCTGGCCGAGGCGCTCGACAAGTATCTGGACACGTTGCCTCCGTTCTGGCGGCGCGTACTCGGTGGCTACACCTTGGTTGACGTCGCACACAAGGTCGTCGGGGTAGGCAGCGTCGGCCTGCGCGCCTACGTGGCGCTGCTGGAGGGCTCGTCGGACGAGGATGTTGTTTTTCTACAGCTCAAGCAGGCCCGCCGATCGGTTTTGGGGCGCTACGTGCACGGCGAATCGGCATGGCACGCGCACCAGGGGCAGCGTGTCGTGGAGTACCAGCAGTCCCTGCAGACAGTCAGCGACCCACTGTTGGGCTGGACGAGCATGGACGGGCTGCAATACTACGTCCGCCAATTCCGAAACATGAAGGGGCGCATCTCTTTAGACACTATCGACGCGGTCGCGCTCTCTGATTACGCCGGAGTGGTGGGCCAGCTCCTCGCCAAGGGCCACGCCAGAACCAGCGGTGCCTCGATGATCGCCGGGTACATGGGCAGCTCCGATCGCGTCGATAAGGCGTTGTGCAAGTTCGCACGGCGCTATGCCGACCAGACCGAAGCCGACCACGCCGCGCTCGTCGCCGCGGTCGACCGGGGACTGCTTCCCGTCGAGCGGGGAGTTTAG
- a CDS encoding MFS transporter, whose product MSMTDQPRLGLRANIAQFSLLVVVNALVGGMVGQEQAVLPLLAEQEFHLSGYTFLLTYVLAFGITKAATNYFAGTWSDRFGRKPVLLVGWLIAIPVPLLLIWAPSWGWVIFANVLLGINQGLTWSTTVVMKIDLVGPRQRGLAMGFNEAAGYGAVALTAVVAGYLAAHFGLRPAPFLLGLCYALIGLGISVIFVRETRGYAHLEAENHRGTELGAHGTLSNREIFTRTTLTEPALSSASQAGLVNNLNFGLSWGLFPILFAGTGIPVDRIGLLIATYPAVWGAGQILTGALSDRWGRKHLITAGMLSQAIALGLIALGDSFSWWLMASALLGAGTAMVYPTLLATIGDVAHPLWRARAVGVYRLWRDSGYAAGAIVGGVAADLWGLRGAVWAAAAITVASGLVVATRMYETHPRDGMSSIPSVGA is encoded by the coding sequence ATGAGCATGACCGACCAGCCCCGACTCGGATTGCGCGCCAACATCGCCCAATTCTCTCTGCTGGTCGTAGTCAACGCGCTCGTCGGCGGAATGGTCGGCCAGGAACAGGCCGTGCTTCCGCTGCTCGCCGAACAGGAGTTCCATCTCAGCGGCTACACGTTTCTGTTGACCTACGTGCTGGCCTTCGGGATCACCAAGGCCGCCACCAATTACTTCGCCGGAACCTGGTCAGATCGCTTCGGACGCAAGCCAGTGTTGCTGGTCGGCTGGCTGATCGCGATTCCGGTTCCGCTGTTGCTGATTTGGGCGCCATCCTGGGGATGGGTGATTTTCGCGAACGTTCTGCTCGGCATCAACCAGGGCCTTACCTGGTCGACAACGGTGGTGATGAAAATCGACCTCGTGGGGCCGCGGCAACGCGGGCTGGCGATGGGTTTCAACGAAGCCGCCGGCTACGGCGCGGTCGCTTTGACTGCCGTCGTTGCCGGTTACCTTGCCGCCCACTTCGGATTACGCCCGGCCCCGTTCCTCCTTGGCTTGTGTTATGCGCTGATTGGACTGGGCATTTCCGTAATCTTCGTGCGCGAGACCCGCGGGTACGCCCACCTGGAGGCCGAAAACCACCGCGGCACCGAGTTGGGCGCCCACGGCACGCTGTCCAACCGAGAAATCTTCACCCGCACCACCTTGACCGAACCCGCGTTATCGTCGGCGAGCCAAGCCGGGTTGGTCAACAACCTCAACTTCGGACTCTCGTGGGGACTGTTCCCCATCCTGTTCGCGGGTACGGGCATACCCGTCGACCGTATCGGTCTCCTCATCGCGACCTACCCTGCCGTGTGGGGTGCAGGGCAAATCCTGACGGGCGCTTTGTCGGACAGATGGGGCCGCAAACACCTGATCACCGCAGGCATGCTCAGCCAAGCGATCGCCCTTGGCTTAATCGCCCTCGGCGACAGCTTCAGCTGGTGGCTGATGGCCAGTGCATTACTCGGCGCCGGAACCGCCATGGTCTATCCGACACTGCTAGCGACGATCGGCGACGTCGCCCACCCACTGTGGAGAGCTCGCGCCGTTGGGGTGTACCGACTTTGGCGAGACAGCGGTTACGCGGCGGGGGCGATCGTGGGCGGCGTGGCTGCCGACTTGTGGGGACTGCGTGGCGCGGTCTGGGCCGCGGCCGCCATTACCGTTGCCTCTGGACTAGTCGTCGCGACGCGCATGTATGAAACACACCCACGAGACGGGATGTCCTCGATACCCAGCGTGGGTGCTTGA
- a CDS encoding rhodanese-like domain-containing protein, giving the protein MLDVRQRPEYLSGHLPGAVHVELGDIPELADDLSDEPAMVMCAHGVRGMGAASRFERAGHHDEVVLDDGPADWAEFTGGKLGTGA; this is encoded by the coding sequence GTGCTGGACGTTCGTCAACGTCCGGAGTACTTGAGCGGGCATCTGCCGGGCGCGGTTCATGTCGAACTTGGTGACATTCCCGAACTGGCAGATGACCTTTCAGACGAGCCCGCTATGGTGATGTGCGCTCACGGCGTGCGGGGGATGGGTGCAGCGAGCCGGTTCGAGCGCGCGGGCCACCATGACGAGGTCGTACTGGATGACGGACCAGCTGACTGGGCCGAGTTCACCGGCGGCAAGCTCGGGACCGGCGCATGA
- a CDS encoding metalloregulator ArsR/SmtB family transcription factor, giving the protein MEAPAKRDFKDRLYGEFARIGKAVASPHRLEILELLAQGERTVESIASETGLSVANTSRHLQQLRQTQLVLARRDGLFVHYRLSGPEVVGLVLALRLAAEEHLAEVDRVVGDFFGDRNGFEPVTPDELARRMTNGEVVVLDVRPEQEYAAGHIAGARSMPVSGMSKRLDELPSDTEYIAYCRGPYCVYADEAVAMLRANGLRAQRLTEGYPEWWLAGRPVRTTTKWSPGAGRSSTSGVLERASAGRGSCRTW; this is encoded by the coding sequence ATGGAGGCACCGGCTAAACGCGACTTCAAAGACCGTCTCTACGGGGAGTTCGCCCGCATCGGCAAGGCGGTCGCCAGCCCGCACCGCTTGGAGATCCTCGAACTCCTGGCGCAAGGCGAACGCACGGTGGAATCCATCGCATCAGAGACCGGCCTTTCAGTGGCGAACACCTCCCGGCACCTGCAGCAGCTCCGGCAGACACAACTAGTGCTCGCCCGGCGCGACGGACTGTTCGTCCACTACCGGCTCAGCGGTCCCGAAGTCGTCGGCCTGGTGCTGGCGCTGCGGCTTGCCGCCGAAGAACATCTTGCAGAGGTCGACCGCGTGGTGGGTGACTTCTTCGGTGACCGTAACGGCTTCGAGCCGGTGACGCCAGACGAACTGGCGCGCCGCATGACCAACGGCGAAGTCGTGGTGCTCGACGTGCGGCCCGAGCAGGAGTACGCCGCAGGACACATCGCCGGCGCGCGGTCCATGCCCGTTTCCGGCATGTCGAAGCGCCTTGACGAGCTCCCCAGCGACACGGAGTACATCGCGTACTGCCGGGGACCCTATTGCGTGTACGCCGACGAGGCCGTGGCGATGCTGCGAGCCAATGGACTTAGGGCACAACGGCTTACCGAAGGCTACCCGGAGTGGTGGCTCGCCGGACGACCAGTGCGCACGACGACGAAGTGGTCACCAGGTGCTGGACGTTCGTCAACGTCCGGAGTACTTGAGCGGGCATCTGCCGGGCGCGGTTCATGTCGAACTTGGTGA
- a CDS encoding HNH endonuclease signature motif containing protein, which yields MYVRDMSGNGLQAAIAGLRAAYEEVAACDFDLLTRHELVAALDEWETLSCQLPTMSHRLLARLRCETTPHEMGAHSWKEVLRVRYRISTREASRRLTEADLLARRQAVTGPSLPPAMPATAAAQAHGLINSEHVEVIRKSVNKLPGWVDAATRERFELDLVRTAVKVGPKELTDTADLTLFLLDQDGPEPTDIERARKRGVRTSKQGADGMVELRAMLTPEAWAVWEAIFAKYAAPGMCNPDDPEPCTSGTPTQAQIDNDHRSLAQRQHDALVAVGRIALMSGELGRLNGLPVSIIIRTTLQDLESRAGVGTTGGGTVMPIADVIRLAAHANHHLAVFDKATGSALDLFRTKRTASPAQRIMLIARDGGCTKPCCTVGAYGSQAHHVVADWTDGGNTNIDELGLACGPHNRSVNTDSGWTTRMNDHCEVEWLPPPDLDTGQARLNYYHRPERLLRPDDELEDQAIYTPAEATEPDAEPVDDNEIANAESDAAVPATNSHVAEAESDATVSSAGASEPGGRAPPGDRAA from the coding sequence ATGTATGTTCGAGACATGTCGGGGAACGGGTTGCAGGCGGCGATAGCCGGTCTGCGTGCCGCCTACGAGGAGGTGGCCGCGTGCGATTTCGACCTGTTGACCCGGCACGAACTCGTGGCTGCCCTCGATGAGTGGGAGACGTTGTCGTGTCAGCTGCCGACGATGAGTCACCGCTTGCTAGCCCGTCTGCGGTGCGAGACGACACCACACGAGATGGGTGCCCATTCGTGGAAAGAGGTCCTGCGGGTTCGCTATCGGATCTCAACGCGTGAGGCGAGCCGGCGGTTAACCGAGGCTGATTTGTTGGCGCGGCGCCAGGCGGTGACGGGCCCGTCACTGCCGCCGGCAATGCCCGCCACTGCAGCTGCTCAAGCCCACGGGCTGATCAACTCTGAGCATGTCGAGGTCATCCGGAAATCGGTCAACAAGCTGCCGGGCTGGGTGGACGCGGCCACCCGCGAGCGGTTCGAGCTCGACCTGGTGCGTACGGCGGTCAAGGTCGGACCCAAGGAACTCACCGATACCGCCGACCTGACGCTGTTTCTGCTGGATCAAGATGGCCCGGAACCCACGGATATCGAACGGGCCCGCAAGCGCGGAGTCAGGACGTCGAAACAAGGCGCCGACGGCATGGTGGAGCTGCGGGCGATGTTGACCCCGGAAGCGTGGGCGGTGTGGGAAGCGATCTTCGCGAAATACGCCGCTCCCGGCATGTGCAATCCGGATGATCCTGAGCCGTGCACCTCGGGCACGCCGACGCAGGCCCAGATCGACAACGACCACCGCAGCCTGGCGCAGCGTCAGCACGATGCGCTGGTCGCCGTAGGTCGCATTGCGTTGATGAGTGGTGAGCTCGGCCGGCTCAACGGGCTGCCGGTGTCGATCATCATCCGCACCACTTTGCAGGACTTGGAGTCTCGCGCCGGGGTCGGCACCACCGGTGGCGGCACCGTCATGCCGATCGCTGATGTGATCCGGCTGGCCGCTCACGCCAACCACCACCTGGCCGTGTTCGACAAAGCCACCGGATCCGCCCTGGATCTGTTCCGCACCAAGCGCACCGCCTCCCCCGCCCAGCGGATCATGCTGATCGCCCGCGACGGCGGATGCACCAAACCGTGCTGTACGGTCGGCGCCTACGGCTCTCAAGCGCACCACGTGGTGGCGGATTGGACCGACGGCGGCAACACCAACATCGACGAACTGGGGCTGGCCTGCGGACCTCACAATCGCAGCGTCAACACCGACAGCGGCTGGACTACCCGCATGAACGACCACTGCGAGGTCGAATGGCTCCCGCCACCCGACCTCGACACCGGGCAAGCCCGACTCAACTACTACCACCGGCCCGAACGCCTCCTCCGACCCGACGACGAACTCGAAGACCAGGCCATCTACACCCCGGCTGAGGCCACGGAGCCCGATGCCGAACCCGTCGACGACAATGAGATCGCCAACGCCGAGTCGGATGCTGCAGTGCCCGCCACCAACAGCCATGTCGCAGAAGCCGAATCGGATGCGACGGTGTCGTCCGCCGGAGCCAGTGAGCCCGGCGGGCGGGCGCCCCCGGGAGACCGGGCGGCTTGA